One window of Oryza brachyantha chromosome 12, ObraRS2, whole genome shotgun sequence genomic DNA carries:
- the LOC102707070 gene encoding fatty acid desaturase DES3-like, with amino-acid sequence MAVSAARGGGWQEADCKASEDSVHRLFDAAKPPPFRIGDVRAAIPSHCWRKSPLRSLSYVARDLLIVTALFFSAASRITTALPWAWPLYWAAQGTMFWALFVLGHDCGHGSFSDSAMLNSLVGHLLHSFILVPYHGWRISHRTHHQNHGHIERDESWHPITEKLYRQLETRTKKLRFTLPFPLLAFPVYLWYRSPGKSGSHFLPSSDLFSPKERSDVIVSTTCWCIMISLLVAMACVFGPVPVLKLYGVPYVVFVMWLDLVTYLHHHGQHDLPWYRGEEWSYLRGGLTTVDRDYGWINNIHHDIGTHVVHHLFPQIPHYHLVEATKAARPVLGRYYREPEKSGPLPLHLFGVLLRSLRVDHFVSDVGDVVYYQTDHTLHGTGWAEDAKHK; translated from the exons ATGGCGGTATCAGcagcaagaggaggagggtggcAGGAGGCCGACTGCAAGGCCTCCGAAGACAGCGTTCATCGTTTGTTCGACGCCGCCAAGCCGCCACCCTTCCGCATCGGCGACGTCCGCGCCGCCATCCCTTCGCACTGCTGGCGCAAGAGCCCCCTCCGCTCCCTCTCCTACGTCGCCCGCGACCTCCTCATCGTCACCGCCCTCTTCTTCTCAGCCGCCTCCCGCATCACCACCGCTCTACCATGGGCATGGCCGCTCTACTGGGCCGCGCAGGGCACCATGTTCTGGGCGCTCTTCGTCCTCGGCCACGATTg TGGGCACGGCAGCTTCTCAGACAGCGCGATGCTCAACAGCCTGGTCGGACATCTGCTTCACTCCTTCATCCTCGTCCCCTACCATGGCTG GAGGATCAGCCACAGAACCCACCATCAAAACCATGGTCACATCGAGAGGGACGAATCCTGGCACCCG ATCACTGAGAAATTGTACCGGCAGCTGGAGACACGCACCAAGAAGCTACGCTTTACACTACCATTTCCATTGCTTGCTTTCCCTGTCTACCTC TGGTACAGAAGCCCGGGCAAGAGCGGCTCACACTTCCTGCCAAGCAGCGATCTGTTCAGCCCCAAGGAGAGGAGTGACGTGATCGTCTCCACCACTTGCTGGTGCATCATGATTTCATTGCTCGTCGCCATGGCGTGCGTGTTCGGCCCTGTTCCGGTGCTCAAGCTTTATGGGGTACCATACGTT GTATTTGTCATGTGGCTTGATTTGGTTACCTATCTGCACCACCACGGTCAGCATGATCTCCCCTGGTATCGTGGTGAG GAATGGAGCTACCTCCGTGGTGGGCTGACAACAGTTGATCGGGACTACGGTTGGATCAACAACATCCACCATGACATTGGCACCCATGTCGTCCACCACCTCTTTCCTCAAATCCCTCATTATCACCTCGTAGAAGCA accAAGGCAGCAAGACCAGTGCTGGGCAGATACTACAGAGAGCCAGAGAAGTCAGGTCCGCTGCCACTTCACCTGTTTGGCGTTCTGCTGAGGAGCTTGAGAGTTGATCACTTTGTCAGCGATGTTGGGGATGTTGTTTACTACCAAACTGACCACACCTTGCACGGCACTGGCTGGGCCGAAGATGCTAAGCACAAgtga
- the LOC102706792 gene encoding protein DWARF 53-like, whose amino-acid sequence MPTPVPAARQCLSPPAVTALDAAVLSARRRAHAQTTSLHLISALLAPTAPTLLRDALARARSAAYSPRVQLKALDLCFAVSLDRLPSSSSSSSSSSSSSSPDDPPVSNSLMAAIKRSQANQRRNPDTFHFYHQAQTPATVKVDLSHLVLAILDDPVVSRVFSEAGFRSGDIKLAILRPAPPMPLLGRLPTRARPPPLFLCSFAAADDADVPSPASNLAGAGEENCRRIAEILSRGRNPMLVGVGAASAADDFATASPYRIIHVEPNTIDKSDIGVAAAMASATTGLIISIGDLKQLVPDEGEAELQEKGRRVVAEVTRVLETHTKVGRVWVIGWSATYETYLAFLSKFPLVDKDWDLQLLPITALQAAAGPAAATGVMPPATTTVAAAFSKPAPRLMESFVPFGGFVCDKYETSSITANSCPQSLCCQQCNDKYEQEVATIIRASGITAEDHPQGVLPSLLQNGSMMGSNNGFDPVKVRDDRMVLNSKILNLRKKWNEYCMRLHQDHQRINRDPYKPFPRYIGVTSDKERSENPSKGSEAFGIQKDVVKPCAVPAVHTSSTARPISSPSVSNKRNEDLVLNLQARQSKSDENLQDSTARHGSLSTPDNPDDDASPSFAAPVATDLVLGMPRESNSKGSGSTFCKHIEDSHLVPKKVDDLNLKHPQLSVQPNSCAWTSRNVGKTSPGALYSVASGGLSAFGQWQKPSPLAAQCSDLSNYKLLVERLFKEVGRQEEALSAICQSIVRCRLTESRRGPSRKDIWLCFHGSDSMAKKRAAMALAETMHGSKENLIYLDLNLQDWGDSGFRGKTGTDCIVEQLSKKRRSVLFLDNIDRADILVQDSLSDAIESGKFKDMRGKVVDINDSIVVLSRSMIQGSKHGVEEGLSFSEEKILTACGHGLKILVEPGRAITSGGLNGKVVVSPRHSLTKIQASLYSGSISKRKLSSSDDQEKVQESPSSSKRLHRTSCVPFDLNLPVDEDEPHDANDDSSSNENSYGNTEKSIDALLHWVDGSINFKPFDFDKLADDMLQEFSNILGKNLGPECRLEIDVGAMEQIIAAAWKSEDKSPVQIWLGQVFTRSLDELKLKCKHVSSSTLRLVACDDTVPGKGDGLGVLLPSRIILDC is encoded by the exons ATGCCCACTCCGGtgcccgccgcccgccagtgcctctcgccgcccgccgtcaccgccctcgacgccgccgtcctctccgcccgccgccgcgcccatgCCCAGACCACCTCCCTCCACCTCATCTCCGCCCTCCTCGCCCCCACCGCCCCGACTCTCCTCCGCGACgccctcgcccgcgcccgcagCGCCGCCTACTCCCCCCGCGTCCAGCTCAAGGCCCTCGACCTCTGCTTCGCCGTCTCCCTCGACaggctcccctcctcctcctcctcctcctcctcctcctcctcctcctcctcacccgACGACCCTCCCGTCTCCAACTCCCTCATGGCCGCCATCAAGCGTTCCCAGGCCAACCAGCGCCGCAACCCGGACACCTTCCACTTCTACCACCAGGCCCAGACCCCCGCCACCGTCAAGGTCGACCTCTCCCACCTCGTCCTCGCCATCCTCGACGATCCCGTCGTCAGCCGCGTCTTCTCCGAGGCCGGATTCCGCAGCGGGGACATCAAGCTCGCCATCCTCCGCCCGGCCCCGCCCATGCCGCTGCTCGGCCGCCTCCCCacgcgcgcccgcccgccgcctctcttcctctgcagcttcgccgcggcggacgACGCCGACGTGCCCTCGCCGGCCAGTAacctcgccggcgcgggggaggAGAACTGCCGACGCATCGCCGAGATCCTCTCCCGCGGCCGCAACCCCATGCTCGTCGGCGTGGGagctgcctccgccgccgatgacttcgccaccgcctccccgtATCGTATCATCCATGTAGAGCCCAACACAATCGACAAGTCAGACatcggcgtggcggcggcaatGGCCAGCGCCACCACAGGACTCATCATAAGCATCGGAGACCTCAAGCAGCTGGTCCCCGACGAGGGTGAGGCGGAGCTGCAGGAGAAGGGGCGgcgggtggtggcggaggtgACGCGAGTGCTGGAGACGCACACCAAGGTGGGACGCGTCTGGGTGATTGGGTGGTCGGCAACGTATGAGACCTACCTCGCCTTCCTCTCCAAATTCCCCCTGGTCGACAAGGACTGGGACCTCCAGCTGCTGCCCATCACGGCGCtgcaggccgccgccggccctgCTGCAGCTACTGGAGTCATGCCTCCGGCAACCACCACTGTCGCTGCTGCCTTCTCCAAACCTGCACCAAG ACTGATGGAATCCTTTGTTCCTTTTGGAGGCTTTGTCTGTGATAAGTATGAAACAAGCAGCATCACAGCAAATTCATGCCCGCAATCGCTGTGCTGTCAACAGTGCAATGATAAATATGAGCAAGAAGTTGCAACTATCATTAGAGCAAGTGGCATTACAGCTGAAGACCATCCCCAGGGAGTTCTCCCCTCCCTGCTGCAGAATGGAAGCATGATGGGTTCTAACAATGGATTTGATCCAGTCAAG GTTAGAGATGATCGGATGGTActgaattcaaaaatattgaatCTACGGAAGAAGTGGAACGAGTACTGCATGCGGCTCCACCAAGACCACCAGAGGATCAACAGAGATCCTTACAAACCATTTCCACGTTATATTGGTGTTACCTCTGACAAGGAAAGATCAGAAAATCCAAGCAAAGGTTCTGAGGCATTTGGGATTCAAAAGGATGTTGTTAAACCTTGTGCAGTGCCTGCTGTGCATACAAGCTCAACTGCAAGGCCTATTTCATCTCCATCTGTCTCcaataaaagaaatgaagaTCTTGTATTGAATCTTCAAGCCCGGCAGTCAAAGAGTGACGAAAACCTTCAAGACAGCACTGCGCGACATGGCAGTCTGTCAACTCCTGACAATCCAGATGATGATGCCTCACCGTCATTTGCTGCACCTGTGGCAACTGACTTAGTTTTAGGCATGCCTCGAGAGTCTAATTCAAAGGGTTCAGGTTCCACCTTCTGTAAACATATAGAGGATTCCCATCTGGTGCCCAAAAAGGTGGATGATTTAAATCTGAAGCATCCACAGCTCTCTGTTCAACCTAACTCTTGCGCCTGGACTTCCAGAAATGTTGGGAAAACATCACCTGGTGCATTATACTCAGTAGCTTCAGGAGGCTTATCTGCTTTTGGGCAATGGCAGAAACCTTCACCCCTTGCTGCACAATGTTCTGATCTGAGCAATTACAAGCTACTTGTCGAACGCCTGTTCAAGGAAGTTGGAAGGCAGGAGGAAGCCTTGAGTGCTATTTGTCAATCCATTGTGCGGTGCCGGTTAACAGAGTCACGCCGTGGTCCTAGCAGGAAGGACATCTGGTTGTGTTTTCATGGTTCTGATAGCATGGCCAAGAAGAGAGCTGCTATGGCACTTGCAGAAACAATGCATGGCAGCAAAGAGAACTTGATTTATCTGGACCTAAACCTTCAGGATTGGGGTGACTCCGGCTTCAGAGGGAAGACCGGGACAGACTGCATTGTGGAGCAGCTGAGCAAGAAGCGGCGATCTGTTCTCTTCCTTGACAATATCGATAGAGCTGACATCCTTGTTCAGGATAGTCTGTCTGATGCCATTGAGTCTGGCAAATTTAAAGACATGCGAGGCAAGGTGGTTGACATTAATGACTCGATTGTGGTGTTGTCAAGAAGCATGATTCAGGGCAGCAAACATGGGGTTGAAGAGGGCCTTTCATTTTCTGAAGAAAAGATTCTGACAGCTTGTGGACATGGACTGAAGATCCTGGTAGAACCAGGTAGGGCAATCACCAGTGGAGGCCTTAATGGTAAGGTGGTGGTTTCCCCAAGGCATTCTCTCACCAAAATTCAAGCATCTTTGTACTCTGGTTCAATCAGCAAGAGAAAGCTCAGCAGTTCTGATGACCAGGAAAAGGTGCAAGAATCACCGAGCAGTTCAAAGCGGCTGCACAGAACATCGTGTGTACCGTTCGACTTGAACCTCCCTGTTGATGAGGATGAACCCCACGATGCCAATGATGACAGCAGTAGCAACGAAAATTCATATGGCAACACAGAAAAATCCATTGATGCCCTTTTGCATTGGGTTGATGGATCAATCAATTTTAAACCGTTTGACTTTGACAAACTTGCTGATGACATGTTGCAGGAGTTTAGCAACATACTCGGCAAAAATTTGGGTCCTGAGTGCAGGCTGGAGATTGATGTTGGAGCAATGGAGCAGATAATTGCCGCAGCATGGAAATCAGAGGACAAGAGCCCTGTGCAGATCTGGCTGGGGCAGGTTTTCACCAGGAGCCTTGACGAGTTGAAGCTCAAGTGTAAGCATGTGAGTAGCTCTACCCTTAGACTAGTGGCTTGTGATGACACAGTACCGGGGAAAGGAGACGGTTTAGGAGTTTTGCTCCCGTCAAGAATAATTCTAGATTGTTGA